The Deltaproteobacteria bacterium genome has a window encoding:
- a CDS encoding CBS domain-containing protein: MRVERQMSRNLVTVTSESSIQTAIQLMKTHSIRHLPVVDDGRFVGFVTESDLRGVIIPSMIEDISIKDVMITNPITVAPQDTVEKAAILLSRHKIGGLPVVEGEQLVGIITVADVLESFIQFMGVLESSSRLDIVLKEAPGSLEDAVRLIAQCGGQIMSVGVIAEREPEAIYAFRLRKMDLTSLIEQLNQAGHKVVGWED, from the coding sequence CGACAAATGAGCCGAAATCTGGTTACCGTTACCAGCGAGTCATCCATCCAAACGGCCATTCAATTAATGAAAACCCACTCGATTCGGCATCTACCTGTTGTAGACGACGGACGGTTCGTCGGATTCGTAACGGAAAGCGACCTGCGCGGAGTCATCATACCTTCCATGATCGAAGACATTTCCATCAAAGACGTTATGATTACCAACCCCATCACCGTGGCTCCCCAAGACACCGTCGAGAAGGCGGCCATCCTGCTGAGCAGACACAAGATAGGAGGTCTTCCGGTTGTCGAAGGCGAGCAGCTGGTGGGAATTATCACCGTGGCCGATGTGCTCGAATCCTTTATCCAATTCATGGGTGTGCTGGAGAGCAGCTCGAGGTTGGATATTGTTCTGAAAGAAGCTCCAGGCTCCCTCGAGGACGCCGTGCGCCTCATCGCCCAGTGCGGAGGCCAAATCATGAGCGTAGGAGTGATCGCTGAACGGGAGCCCGAGGCGATCTATGCCTTCAGACTGCGAAAAATGGACCTGACGTCGCTTATCGAGCAATTGAATCAGGCGGGACACAAGGTGGTCGGCTGGGAGGACTGA